A genomic stretch from Thalassophryne amazonica chromosome 18, fThaAma1.1, whole genome shotgun sequence includes:
- the rbp4 gene encoding retinol-binding protein 4 — protein sequence MLRYVVAFGFLVVCWAQNCQVANIQVMQNFNKSRYAGIWYATAKKDPVGLFLLDNIVAQYFVPDSAPMMAEAKGRVIILNNWNMCAHMFATFEDTPEPAKFKMTYWGAASYLQQGNDEHWVIDTDYDNYAVHYSCRQVAGDGTCEDSYSFIFSRHPTGLRPQDMLTVNRKKQEICLLGKYKPVIHNGFCTNQS from the exons ATGCTGCGGTACGTTGTGGCTTTTGGTTTTCTGGTTGTGTGCTGGGCACAGAACTGCCAGGTGGCCAACATCCAGGTCATGCAGAACTTCAACAAGAGCAGG TATGCAGGCATATGGTACGCCACAGCAAAGAAGGATCCGGTGGGTTTATTCTTACTTGACAACATTGTGGCGCAGTATTTTGTCCCAGATAGCGCCCCAATGATGGCTGAAGCCAAGGGCAGAGTCATCATTTTGAA CAACTGGAACATGTGTGCTCACATGTTCGCCACCTTCGAGGACACCCCTGAACCTGCCAAGTTCAAAATGACTTACTGGGGAGCTGCAAGTTACCTACAACAAGGAA ATGATGAACACTGGGTGATAGACACAGACTACGACAACTACGCCGTCCATTACTCCTGCAGGCAAGTGGCGGGAGATGGCACATGCGAGGACAGCTACTCCTTCATTTTTTCTCGTCATCCAACTGGTCTGAGGCCTCAGGATATGCTCACcgtaaacagaaagaaacaggaaATTTGTCTGCTGGGCAAATACAAGCCTGTCATCCACAATG